The proteins below are encoded in one region of Pseudophryne corroboree isolate aPseCor3 chromosome 8, aPseCor3.hap2, whole genome shotgun sequence:
- the SYCN gene encoding syncollin, producing MKPLSLCILPLLAALSMGLCPQPAELKDDLGNKLCARAYVDSSVYYDKCCGGDYLDINAGDDVPYVPLKWFNRISSLVVGTRCELTVWSKIPKDGATKKFSSGVQPRLAEVKKGLFGDWDNSISSYYCKCN from the coding sequence ATGAAACCCCTGAGTCTCTGTATCCTGCCCCTGCTGGCCGCCCTGTCCATGGGGCTCTGCCCCCAGCCTGCTGAACTCAAAGATGACCTGGGTAACAAGCTGTGTGCCCGTGCTTATGTAGATAGCAGCGTATATTATGACAAATGCTGTGGCGGAGATTACCTGGATATCAACGCAGGGGATGATGTGCCCTATGTCCCATTAAAATGGTTCAACCGCATTTCCTCATTGGTGGTGGGCACCCGATGTGAGCTCACTGTATGGTCAAAAATACCTAAGGATGGTGCCACCAAGAAGTTCAGCAGTGGGGTCCAGCCACGGCTGGCAGAAGTCAAGAAGGGACTCTTTGGAGACTGGGATAACTCCATCTCTTCCTATTACTGCAAATGTaactaa